A section of the Thauera chlorobenzoica genome encodes:
- a CDS encoding ABC transporter substrate-binding protein, which produces MALLPLSGAYAADRVKVGLMLPYTGTYASVGNAITNGFKQYVAEQGGKLGGREVEYFVVDDESDAAKATENANKLVKRDEVDVLVGTVHSGVALAMAKVARDTKTLMIIPNAGADELTGPLCAPNVFRVSFSAWQPAYAMGKVVAERGHKNVVTVTWKYSFGEQSVAGFKEAFEQAGGKIAKELYLPFPNVEFQPFLTEIAGLKPDAVFVFFAGGGAAKFVKDYDAAGLMNSIPLYGSGFLTDGTLEAMGGAGEGVMTTLHYADGLDTEKDKAFRTGYASAYKAQPDVYAVQGYDAAQLLGAGLAKAPAGKFDKDAVMKAMSAATVDSPRGAFSLSKANNPVQDIYLRKVEGKENKVVGVAAPKLADPARGCRMN; this is translated from the coding sequence ATGGCCTTGCTGCCGCTGAGCGGAGCCTATGCGGCGGACAGGGTCAAGGTCGGCCTGATGCTGCCCTATACCGGGACCTACGCTTCAGTAGGCAATGCGATCACCAACGGGTTCAAGCAGTACGTGGCGGAGCAGGGCGGCAAGCTGGGCGGGCGCGAGGTCGAATACTTCGTCGTCGATGACGAGTCCGACGCCGCCAAGGCCACCGAGAACGCCAACAAGCTGGTCAAGCGCGACGAAGTCGATGTGCTCGTCGGCACGGTGCACTCGGGCGTGGCGCTGGCAATGGCCAAGGTCGCGCGCGACACCAAGACCCTGATGATCATCCCCAACGCCGGGGCCGACGAGCTGACCGGGCCGCTGTGCGCGCCCAACGTGTTCCGCGTGTCGTTCTCGGCCTGGCAGCCGGCCTACGCAATGGGCAAGGTGGTGGCCGAGCGCGGGCACAAGAACGTGGTCACGGTGACCTGGAAGTACTCGTTCGGTGAGCAGTCGGTGGCCGGCTTCAAGGAGGCCTTCGAACAGGCCGGCGGCAAGATCGCCAAGGAGCTCTACCTGCCCTTCCCGAACGTCGAGTTCCAGCCCTTCCTGACCGAGATCGCCGGCCTCAAGCCCGATGCGGTGTTCGTGTTCTTTGCCGGCGGCGGCGCGGCCAAGTTCGTCAAGGACTACGATGCGGCGGGGCTCATGAACAGCATCCCGCTGTACGGCTCGGGCTTCCTCACCGACGGCACGCTGGAGGCGATGGGCGGTGCGGGCGAGGGCGTGATGACCACCCTGCACTACGCCGACGGCCTCGATACCGAGAAGGACAAGGCGTTCCGCACCGGCTACGCCAGCGCCTACAAGGCACAGCCCGACGTCTATGCGGTGCAGGGCTATGACGCCGCCCAGCTCCTCGGCGCCGGCCTGGCCAAGGCGCCGGCGGGCAAGTTCGACAAGGATGCGGTGATGAAGGCGATGAGCGCGGCGACGGTCGACAGCCCGCGCGGTGCGTTCTCCCTGTCGAAGGCCAACAACCCGGTGCAGGACATCTACCTGCGCAAGGTCGAGGGCAAGGAGAACAAGGTCGTCGGCGTCGCCGCGCCCAAGCTCGCCGATCCGGCCCGCGGCTGCCGCATGAACTGA